CACAACCGAGGCCACAGTGACTTTCTCGAAGACATCCCGTTGGGTCGAGAAATCACGAACCATGTGGTGCAGGAAGGGATTATTCACCCGCTCATTCAGGCCTGGCGAACCGGAGAGTAAGACTACCGGAGAGCGCTCGGCATAGGCACAGGCAACGGCATTGACCATATTCAACCCACCCACGCAGTAGGTGACGCAGGCGCCGCCGATCCCATGAATCCGGGCATAGGCATCAGCCGCAAACCCCGCGCAGTCTTCTCGTGTGGTTCCAAT
This portion of the Nitrospiraceae bacterium genome encodes:
- a CDS encoding alpha-keto acid decarboxylase family protein, translated to MNASFTIGSLLLDRLYKLGLHHIFGIPGDYVLTLFKLLEESPIRHIGTTREDCAGFAADAYARIHGIGGACVTYCVGGLNMVNAVACAYAERSPVVLLSGSPGLNERVNNPFLHHMVRDFSTQRDVFEKVTVASVV